The Streptococcus parasanguinis genomic sequence TTCTTTTTGTTGATCAGGATCGATGGGTTTACAAGTCTGTAAATTTAAAAAGAGTCCTATTCAAGAACTCTTTTTAAACGAATTTAATACCAGCCATTTGCCAACCAGAAATTTTTAGCTGCTGACCATGATCCATAACGGTTGACAACATATTGATTGGCTACTTTTTCTTGGTTTGCAGGTGATAAATCACCATTCAAATAAGTGATAGTTAATTGGTAACGGCCATAATATTGGCCATTTTGTGCTGTATAGCTACCACTTGACTCTTTCTGAGCAATCCATTCCTTAGCAGCCGCGTCTTCCGCACTCAAGCCATCTGAAGCAGAGACAGTAGTTGTTGCTTGTGTAGTATCAGTTTTACTAGCAGGAGCTTGCTCCGTGGTTTTCTGCGTTGTATTTGCATCTTCAATCTCAAGAACTTGACCAACTGAGATGAGATTCACGTTACTAATCTTATTTTTCTTAGCAATCGCATCAACCGTTGTGTTTTTCTCTTTAGCAATAGCTGATAAAGTATCACCTGATTTTACAGTATAAGAATCTGCATTCGCTACAATTGGAAGGAAAAGTCCTGCAAGTAAACTAAGTCCAATCATTCGTTTCATCATTTGTTTTTTATTCATTATTATGTACTCCTTTATTGGTATACCTCTATACTACACAAGAAATAT encodes the following:
- the apf gene encoding aggregation-promoting factor — translated: MNKKQMMKRMIGLSLLAGLFLPIVANADSYTVKSGDTLSAIAKEKNTTVDAIAKKNKISNVNLISVGQVLEIEDANTTQKTTEQAPASKTDTTQATTTVSASDGLSAEDAAAKEWIAQKESSGSYTAQNGQYYGRYQLTITYLNGDLSPANQEKVANQYVVNRYGSWSAAKNFWLANGWY